Proteins encoded by one window of Fibrobacter sp. UWT2:
- a CDS encoding phosphorylcholine transferase LicD, with protein MNAEMLKKLHSRLLMIIDEIDRICRKNKIAYFLDSGTALGAVRHKGFIPWDDDADIGMLRDDYERFIEIAKSELNEKFFLQTSETDKEYSKLSAKIRINNTFFPEHRNENAKMHQGIFVDIFPFDYVADDFEKAKKDILKARRLNKLYALRQRKPKNENIARRIVRGFVRLIPEGFVYKLCSNHYKKYQNKKTNTCTCYAYKMSDTMFLTFDVDKLLPTKDVEFENRMYEIMNNSDYYLGKMYGDYMQLPPIEKRICHLSGNIIF; from the coding sequence ATGAATGCAGAAATGCTAAAAAAACTTCATTCAAGATTGTTGATGATCATAGACGAAATTGATCGAATTTGCAGAAAAAATAAAATTGCATATTTTTTGGATAGTGGAACGGCTTTAGGAGCTGTCAGACATAAAGGTTTTATTCCATGGGATGACGATGCTGATATCGGTATGCTTAGAGATGATTATGAACGGTTTATTGAAATTGCCAAAAGCGAGTTGAATGAGAAATTCTTTCTTCAGACATCTGAAACCGATAAAGAATATTCAAAATTAAGCGCCAAAATTCGAATCAACAATACTTTTTTTCCTGAGCATCGAAATGAAAATGCGAAAATGCACCAAGGTATTTTCGTTGATATATTTCCATTTGATTATGTTGCGGATGATTTTGAGAAAGCAAAAAAAGATATATTAAAGGCTCGAAGACTAAACAAGTTGTATGCATTAAGGCAGCGAAAACCAAAGAATGAAAATATTGCACGTCGAATTGTGCGTGGTTTCGTGAGGTTAATTCCCGAAGGTTTCGTTTATAAATTGTGTAGCAATCATTATAAAAAATATCAAAATAAAAAGACTAACACATGCACATGTTATGCTTATAAAATGTCGGATACAATGTTTTTGACGTTTGATGTTGATAAACTATTGCCAACAAAGGATGTTGAATTTGAAAATAGAATGTACGAGATAATGAATAATTCGGACTATTATTTAGGGAAAATGTATGGTGATTATATGCAGTTGCCTCCTATAGAAAAGAGAATTTGTCATTTAAGCGGAAATATAATATTTTGA
- a CDS encoding glycosyltransferase family A protein, with translation MGKSNVEVLISAMHQKDFSIAKKTGIESDCLIINQCDKDDVAYLEHATKKIRCISTKQRGLSRSRNMALDNANGCYCLLADDDETLYNGYESKILQAYDRNPKADVICFQVKSPTKKYSKKECKVGYIKALKMSSWQITFNRAKVVNSCIHFDEKLGSGTPQGYGEENKFLYDCLRKGLNIYYVPICIGEVMQTDSKWFHGYNEHYFVQCGTVSRRILGTFFGFLYCLYTAFTKRNLYISNVTMLVAMKNMFRGFLKKL, from the coding sequence ATGGGCAAGTCTAATGTTGAAGTGTTGATCTCAGCAATGCACCAAAAAGATTTTTCAATAGCGAAAAAAACAGGGATTGAATCTGATTGCTTGATAATCAACCAATGCGATAAGGATGATGTTGCTTATCTAGAGCATGCAACAAAAAAAATAAGGTGTATTTCAACAAAACAAAGAGGTTTAAGTCGAAGCCGAAATATGGCTTTAGATAACGCAAATGGTTGCTATTGCCTTTTAGCTGACGATGACGAAACTCTATACAATGGTTATGAAAGTAAAATATTACAAGCGTATGATAGAAACCCAAAAGCAGATGTCATATGTTTCCAAGTAAAAAGTCCAACAAAAAAATATTCCAAAAAAGAGTGCAAAGTCGGGTATATTAAAGCCCTAAAGATGTCAAGCTGGCAAATAACATTTAATAGGGCAAAAGTAGTTAATTCCTGCATTCATTTTGATGAAAAACTTGGTTCAGGAACACCCCAGGGGTATGGAGAGGAAAATAAGTTTCTTTATGACTGTTTGCGGAAAGGTTTAAATATATACTATGTCCCTATTTGTATAGGTGAAGTTATGCAAACGGACTCAAAATGGTTTCATGGTTACAATGAACACTATTTTGTGCAATGTGGAACTGTGAGTAGAAGAATTCTGGGAACTTTTTTTGGCTTCTTGTATTGTTTGTACACGGCGTTCACTAAGCGGAACCTGTATATATCTAATGTGACAATGTTAGTTGCCATGAAGAATATGTTTAGAGGATTTTTAAAAAAATTATAA
- a CDS encoding glycosyltransferase family 2 protein, whose translation MVEGLVSIIMPSWNTAKFIAESIQCVIDQTYQNWELLIVDDCSTDNTDAVVEPFLKDPRIKYFHNEKNLGAALTRNRALREAQGEWIAFLDSDDLWTPLKLVKQIGFMQEHGYVLSYTEYEKIDEEDKPLNIYVTGPRVVNKRKMYNYDYIGQLTMMYSAKHFGLIQIKDIKKNNDYAIRLQLYKKPGTEAHLLKENLAKYRIRKKSISHDKLSKKLRSHYDLFHMCDGKPAPVALWYACWNMWYGLWKKRIYEVLNSDAVV comes from the coding sequence ATGGTAGAAGGTCTTGTTTCGATTATTATGCCCTCTTGGAACACTGCAAAGTTTATTGCAGAGTCTATCCAGTGCGTTATTGACCAGACCTACCAGAATTGGGAACTCTTGATAGTGGACGATTGTTCTACAGACAATACCGATGCTGTTGTAGAACCGTTCCTGAAGGACCCGCGCATCAAATATTTCCACAATGAAAAGAATCTGGGTGCCGCATTGACCCGAAACAGGGCTTTGCGCGAAGCCCAGGGGGAATGGATTGCCTTCCTTGATTCCGATGATCTGTGGACTCCGCTAAAGTTGGTGAAACAGATTGGATTCATGCAAGAACATGGGTATGTACTCTCTTACACGGAATACGAGAAGATTGACGAAGAGGACAAACCCTTAAACATCTATGTGACTGGCCCCAGAGTTGTTAACAAGCGCAAAATGTACAACTACGACTACATTGGCCAATTGACCATGATGTACAGCGCCAAACACTTTGGCTTAATCCAAATTAAGGACATCAAGAAAAACAATGATTACGCCATTCGCCTGCAACTGTACAAGAAACCTGGAACAGAAGCACACTTGCTCAAGGAAAATCTAGCGAAGTACAGGATTCGCAAGAAAAGCATTAGTCACGACAAATTGAGCAAGAAACTCCGCAGTCATTACGACCTGTTCCATATGTGTGATGGTAAACCTGCTCCGGTTGCCCTTTGGTACGCCTGTTGGAACATGTGGTATGGACTGTGGAAGAAAAGAATTTATGAAGTACTAAATTCTGACGCAGTTGTATAA
- a CDS encoding sugar transferase, whose protein sequence is MRCDEVRRYYDILAKRRGQLALKRCFDLAVALILFVILAIPMAVIAVMIKLDSKGPVLYRQERVTTNGKHFRIHKFRTMVSNADKIGSAVTVGNDSRITRVGAKLRSLRLDELPQLFDVLNGDMSFVGTRPEAVKYVEKYKPEYMATLLMPAGITSEASIRYKDEDKLLNAADDVDKVYIEEVLPAKMKWNLESVQKFNFFRDMLTMPRTVFAVLGKDYN, encoded by the coding sequence ATGCGCTGCGACGAAGTTCGCAGGTATTACGACATTCTGGCAAAGCGCCGTGGCCAATTGGCCTTGAAGCGTTGCTTTGACTTGGCTGTAGCCTTGATTCTGTTTGTGATTCTTGCGATTCCCATGGCTGTTATAGCTGTCATGATCAAGCTAGACAGCAAGGGCCCGGTTTTGTACCGCCAGGAACGCGTTACCACCAACGGCAAGCACTTTAGAATCCACAAGTTCCGCACCATGGTAAGCAACGCCGACAAAATCGGTTCTGCAGTGACCGTTGGGAACGACAGCCGAATCACGAGAGTAGGTGCGAAACTGCGTAGCCTAAGGCTCGATGAGTTGCCACAACTGTTCGATGTGCTTAATGGCGACATGAGCTTTGTGGGCACAAGGCCCGAAGCCGTGAAGTACGTGGAAAAGTACAAGCCCGAATACATGGCGACCTTGTTGATGCCGGCAGGAATCACCAGCGAAGCTAGCATACGCTACAAGGACGAAGATAAACTCTTGAACGCCGCCGATGACGTGGACAAGGTTTACATAGAAGAAGTTTTGCCGGCAAAGATGAAGTGGAACCTAGAATCTGTACAGAAGTTCAACTTCTTTAGAGACATGTTGACTATGCCCAGGACTGTTTTTGCCGTGTTGGGGAAGGATTATAACTGA
- a CDS encoding DegT/DnrJ/EryC1/StrS aminotransferase family protein: MKISFSPPDITDLEIEEVCEALRSGWITTGPRTKKFEAEIAKVCHTDKAVCLNSATAALELILRILGIGPGDEVITSAYTYTASASPAIHCGATVKFVDTAKDSFEMDYEALENAITEKTKVVIPVDIGGVVCDYDHIFEIVERKKALFKPNNEIQKGFGRVIVVADCAHAFGAKWHGKVAGEIADFSSFSFHAVKNLTTAEGGAATWRTRDFIDNEAVYKQFQLLSLHGQSKDALAKTQLGAWEYDIVAPNYKCNMTDIMAAIGLKQLERYPGLLERRHQIIEKYDAALKPLGVKTLPHATNDSYSSGHLYLSRIPGISAEQRHEIIVKMAEQGIATNVHYKPLPMMTAYKNLGFDIKDYPNAYAQFANEITLPLHTLLTDEQVDFIVETFVKTIKEYEV, translated from the coding sequence ATGAAGATTTCTTTTTCTCCTCCTGATATCACTGATTTGGAAATTGAAGAAGTCTGCGAGGCCTTGCGCTCTGGCTGGATTACCACGGGTCCGAGAACAAAGAAATTCGAAGCTGAAATTGCCAAGGTGTGCCATACCGACAAGGCTGTCTGTTTGAACTCTGCTACGGCAGCCCTTGAACTGATTTTGCGTATTTTGGGCATTGGCCCTGGCGACGAGGTAATCACCTCTGCCTACACGTACACTGCTTCGGCTAGCCCGGCAATCCATTGCGGCGCGACCGTCAAGTTCGTGGACACCGCCAAGGATTCCTTCGAAATGGACTACGAAGCCCTCGAAAACGCCATTACTGAAAAGACCAAGGTGGTTATTCCGGTGGATATCGGCGGCGTGGTTTGCGATTACGACCACATTTTTGAAATTGTTGAACGTAAAAAGGCCCTGTTCAAACCGAATAACGAAATCCAGAAGGGCTTTGGTCGCGTGATCGTGGTGGCAGACTGTGCCCATGCATTCGGTGCAAAGTGGCACGGCAAGGTGGCCGGCGAAATTGCCGACTTCTCCAGTTTCTCTTTCCATGCCGTCAAGAACCTGACCACGGCCGAAGGCGGTGCCGCTACGTGGCGCACCCGCGATTTTATCGATAACGAAGCCGTTTACAAGCAGTTCCAGTTGCTTTCTCTGCATGGCCAGTCGAAAGACGCCCTGGCCAAGACGCAGCTCGGCGCCTGGGAATACGACATTGTTGCCCCCAACTACAAGTGCAACATGACCGACATCATGGCGGCCATTGGTCTCAAACAGTTGGAACGCTACCCGGGCCTTCTCGAACGCCGTCACCAGATTATCGAAAAGTACGATGCCGCGCTCAAGCCGCTCGGAGTAAAGACCTTGCCGCACGCTACAAACGACAGTTATTCCAGCGGACACCTGTACCTCTCGCGCATTCCGGGAATCAGCGCCGAACAGCGCCACGAAATCATTGTGAAAATGGCGGAACAGGGGATCGCGACCAACGTGCACTACAAGCCGCTCCCGATGATGACCGCCTACAAGAACTTGGGCTTTGACATCAAGGACTACCCGAATGCTTACGCCCAGTTCGCAAACGAGATTACGCTCCCGCTCCATACGCTGCTGACCGACGAACAGGTTGATTTTATTGTTGAAACCTTCGTGAAGACCATCAAGGAATACGAGGTATAA
- a CDS encoding Rpn family recombination-promoting nuclease/putative transposase: MSEKENIENNASMESPDAVVRDIAHELQVILDSVEDGSNFTHDRFLRFAFADPKRMAELLTLFSRHDPTLKAFLDTIDLSTLRGANENFSSDKHVGYSDLVFEANIKEGGTAALYVGIIAEHKSSEDSEVMKQISEYYHHLYLERKKDVPVVAFIVYNGENDWDPLAETHYAEYPEFYHDIGYPFKTIFLDVGHAVDDEELKDFSPFTLVALTAMKYIWNAQQFSVSFREAAMRLLKWQNTDKGKDFIKQALSYFLWKWPYKRGYLKMDRPEIVANKGYETFAEHFVNEGIKKEREKNEADNAARDSKRADFLRSQNVPDSVISAMLALK, from the coding sequence ATGTCTGAAAAAGAAAATATTGAAAATAATGCTTCGATGGAATCCCCGGATGCTGTTGTTCGTGACATAGCCCATGAACTTCAGGTAATCCTCGATTCCGTAGAGGATGGTAGCAACTTTACGCACGATCGCTTTTTGCGTTTTGCCTTCGCTGACCCGAAGCGTATGGCGGAGCTCCTGACGCTCTTCTCTCGTCACGACCCTACGCTCAAGGCGTTTCTCGACACCATTGACTTGTCAACGCTCCGTGGTGCGAACGAGAACTTCTCCAGTGACAAGCATGTGGGTTACTCGGACCTCGTTTTTGAGGCGAATATCAAGGAAGGGGGTACTGCGGCGCTCTACGTGGGGATTATCGCTGAGCACAAGTCTAGCGAGGATAGTGAAGTGATGAAACAGATTTCGGAATACTATCATCACCTGTATCTGGAACGCAAGAAGGACGTGCCCGTGGTTGCCTTCATTGTCTATAACGGTGAGAATGATTGGGATCCGCTTGCGGAAACGCATTATGCTGAATATCCCGAGTTCTATCATGATATTGGTTATCCGTTCAAGACAATCTTTTTAGACGTGGGGCATGCTGTTGATGACGAAGAATTGAAGGACTTTTCGCCCTTTACTCTTGTCGCGCTCACGGCAATGAAGTATATTTGGAATGCTCAGCAGTTTTCAGTTTCCTTCCGCGAGGCTGCGATGCGTTTGCTCAAGTGGCAAAATACTGACAAGGGGAAGGACTTCATTAAACAGGCTCTTTCCTACTTTTTGTGGAAATGGCCTTACAAGCGGGGGTACCTCAAAATGGACAGGCCTGAAATTGTCGCGAACAAGGGTTACGAAACCTTCGCTGAGCACTTCGTGAATGAAGGAATCAAGAAGGAACGCGAAAAGAACGAAGCTGACAATGCCGCTCGAGATTCTAAGCGCGCTGATTTCTTGCGTTCGCAGAACGTGCCGGATAGTGTGATTTCGGCGATGCTCGCCCTGAAGTAG
- a CDS encoding virulence RhuM family protein — protein sequence MNEILLYKTDNAEVKVEIMLRNENLWLTQAKMAELFDVQKAAISKHLKNIFADGELLESSVVSKMETTASDGKNYQTNIYNLDAIIAVGYRINSKKATMFRIWATQILKEYIIKGFAMNDDRLKDPQNFFGKDYFEEQLERIREIRASERRFYQKITDIYAKCSADYSPDSQITQDFFATVQNKLHYAVTHQTAAEIIYTRADSKKMNMGLRDTLNRIVTMYLDYAELQAKRGQVMYMKDWVQKLNAFLQFNERDILEDKGKVTHEIAKAFAEGEFEKFRIIRDANYKSDFDMLMEATASYRA from the coding sequence ATGAACGAAATTTTGCTGTACAAGACCGATAACGCCGAAGTAAAAGTCGAAATAATGCTCCGCAACGAGAATCTTTGGCTTACCCAGGCCAAGATGGCAGAACTTTTCGATGTGCAGAAGGCGGCCATCTCAAAGCATCTGAAAAATATCTTTGCCGACGGCGAATTGCTGGAGTCGTCAGTTGTTTCCAAAATGGAAACAACTGCTTCTGACGGCAAGAACTACCAAACCAATATCTATAATCTCGATGCAATTATCGCGGTGGGCTACCGCATCAACTCCAAAAAAGCGACCATGTTCCGCATCTGGGCGACACAAATCCTGAAAGAATACATAATTAAGGGATTCGCCATGAACGACGATCGCCTAAAGGACCCGCAGAACTTCTTTGGCAAGGACTACTTCGAGGAACAACTTGAGCGCATCCGCGAAATCCGGGCTAGCGAACGCCGTTTTTACCAGAAAATCACGGACATTTACGCAAAATGCAGCGCAGACTACAGTCCCGACAGCCAGATTACGCAGGATTTCTTCGCGACAGTCCAAAACAAATTGCACTACGCAGTCACACACCAAACGGCTGCAGAAATAATCTACACCCGTGCCGACAGCAAAAAAATGAACATGGGGTTGAGGGATACCCTGAACAGAATCGTCACCATGTACCTGGACTACGCCGAACTACAGGCAAAACGCGGGCAAGTCATGTACATGAAAGACTGGGTACAAAAGCTCAACGCATTCTTGCAATTCAACGAACGCGACATTCTCGAGGACAAAGGCAAGGTCACACATGAAATCGCAAAGGCCTTCGCCGAAGGCGAATTTGAAAAATTTCGGATAATCCGCGACGCTAATTACAAGAGTGACTTTGACATGCTCATGGAGGCCACCGCCTCTTACCGCGCATAA
- a CDS encoding PD-(D/E)XK nuclease family transposase, whose product MSATNQPTKNYIVKNERGEEFLLPKYAATFRILMDDKDTIRDVLNSLLQLDHDHEIVDLEYEFEKPIDIFMPENDPARLDVWVHTRDNRYLNIEMQNKVHSFFFDRMQLYNSYLTLRGKYEFNRSDYFMGLPEEERRYRYYELPETVSIWLCNNPVLRSKEIYKDVWLTYSEYEVKSGNALPISRKNRYIVVDLPNFLQLRKGVKTREDFWLRLISRGPLQVPETEDPIFANALDRLRVSRVNPELLKALEANMFDHHEYEVLEAEAFLKGQANGAKHEREKNNADNAVRDTKRADYLRSQNVPENVISAMLALK is encoded by the coding sequence ATGTCTGCAACCAATCAACCGACCAAAAATTACATCGTTAAAAACGAACGGGGCGAAGAATTCCTGCTGCCCAAATACGCGGCGACCTTCCGCATCTTGATGGACGACAAGGACACAATCCGCGATGTGCTCAACAGCTTGCTCCAGCTGGACCATGACCATGAAATTGTTGACCTCGAATATGAATTCGAGAAACCCATCGACATCTTTATGCCTGAAAATGACCCCGCGCGTCTTGACGTCTGGGTGCATACCCGGGACAATCGGTATCTTAACATCGAGATGCAGAATAAAGTGCACTCGTTCTTTTTCGACCGTATGCAGCTTTACAATTCGTACCTCACGCTGCGCGGCAAGTACGAGTTCAACCGTTCAGACTATTTCATGGGCCTGCCGGAAGAAGAACGCAGGTACCGTTACTATGAACTTCCGGAAACGGTATCCATTTGGCTTTGCAACAATCCGGTACTCCGGTCAAAGGAAATTTATAAGGATGTGTGGTTAACATACAGTGAATACGAAGTCAAGTCGGGGAACGCTCTTCCCATTTCGCGGAAAAATAGGTATATTGTAGTAGACCTGCCCAACTTTTTGCAGTTGCGTAAAGGCGTGAAAACTCGCGAAGATTTCTGGCTCCGACTCATTTCGAGAGGACCTCTCCAGGTTCCCGAAACGGAAGACCCAATCTTTGCGAATGCACTTGACCGTCTGCGCGTAAGTCGCGTGAACCCTGAACTTTTGAAAGCACTGGAGGCAAACATGTTCGATCATCATGAATACGAGGTTCTCGAAGCCGAAGCCTTCTTGAAGGGCCAAGCGAACGGCGCTAAACATGAGCGCGAAAAGAATAATGCAGACAATGCTGTTCGCGACACCAAACGGGCCGACTACTTGCGTTCGCAGAACGTGCCAGAGAACGTGATTTCGGCGATGCTCGCGCTGAAGTAG
- the greA gene encoding transcription elongation factor GreA: MKHLISKEGFEKFKAEWEHLKYVERPAMINQVQAAAAEGDRSENAAYTYGRMRVREIDRRLRELDRILDGAQVVESQASDDGTIRFGATVKMKDIKTKRERTYSIVGEKEIDPLQGRISMKSPVGEALMGKKQGDQVQVQAPKGVITYEIIEVCY, translated from the coding sequence ATGAAACATTTAATCTCGAAAGAAGGCTTTGAAAAGTTCAAGGCGGAATGGGAACACCTCAAGTACGTAGAACGCCCGGCCATGATCAACCAGGTGCAGGCGGCAGCGGCCGAGGGCGACCGCAGCGAAAACGCGGCCTACACGTACGGGCGCATGCGCGTGCGCGAGATTGACCGCAGACTCCGCGAATTGGACCGCATTCTAGACGGCGCCCAGGTGGTGGAATCGCAAGCTAGCGACGACGGCACCATCCGCTTTGGCGCCACGGTCAAGATGAAGGACATCAAGACCAAGCGCGAACGCACCTACAGCATCGTAGGCGAAAAAGAGATCGACCCGCTGCAGGGGCGAATCAGCATGAAGTCGCCTGTGGGCGAGGCTCTGATGGGCAAAAAACAAGGCGACCAAGTGCAAGTTCAAGCACCCAAGGGAGTGATAACGTATGAGATTATTGAGGTTTGCTACTAA
- a CDS encoding TatD family hydrolase, with the protein MFIDTHCHLDSYEQHSGEALDSLLARLPHDADKNVQLPEAFVHVACDPADFERAKEISEKYPNVYAAYGIHPEYVETETAEDEARLLEYLKHPKCVACGEFGLDYHYGADTKAEQVKLFERHLELGLRSGKPLVLHLREADDDALAVLRNADLRGSKIHVHCFTGSPKFCGQLLDLKYRGASIFVGFTGIVTFKNAQNVRDAAALVPMDQMLLETDSPYMAPVPYRGKPCHSGYIPYIAAALAQVKQIPVEDLYRACRENTRRCYGI; encoded by the coding sequence ATGTTCATCGATACGCATTGCCATTTAGATTCTTACGAACAGCATTCGGGCGAAGCACTGGATTCGCTGCTTGCAAGGCTCCCCCACGACGCCGATAAAAACGTGCAGCTGCCCGAGGCGTTTGTCCATGTGGCATGCGACCCGGCAGACTTTGAACGCGCCAAAGAAATTTCCGAAAAATACCCGAACGTGTACGCCGCCTACGGCATTCACCCGGAATACGTAGAGACCGAAACTGCCGAAGACGAGGCTCGCCTCCTTGAATACCTGAAGCACCCCAAGTGCGTGGCGTGCGGCGAATTCGGACTCGATTACCACTACGGCGCCGACACCAAGGCCGAACAGGTCAAGCTGTTCGAGCGGCATCTGGAACTCGGGCTCAGATCGGGCAAGCCGCTGGTTTTGCACCTGCGCGAAGCCGATGACGACGCGCTTGCCGTGCTGCGAAACGCCGACTTGCGCGGCTCCAAAATCCACGTACACTGCTTCACGGGCTCGCCTAAATTCTGCGGGCAGCTGCTGGACCTCAAGTACCGCGGCGCAAGTATTTTCGTGGGCTTCACGGGAATCGTCACCTTCAAGAACGCACAGAACGTGCGCGACGCTGCAGCGCTCGTGCCCATGGACCAAATGCTCCTGGAGACCGACTCCCCCTACATGGCACCTGTCCCCTACCGCGGCAAGCCCTGCCATTCGGGCTATATACCCTACATTGCGGCAGCACTCGCCCAAGTAAAACAAATCCCTGTAGAGGATCTCTACAGGGCCTGTCGCGAAAACACTCGCCGTTGTTACGGGATATAG
- a CDS encoding bifunctional diguanylate cyclase/phosphodiesterase: MRLFEEKVFLRLLLVLASVFFAAFIPEIVATKDSLLWAVPYFLADFFLVVVAVMYRFPVIGNRKRMREDVEITVPAPAQTPIRDFKKDLMERDELFQMMVDVSSNGFWTFDVVTGKVYWSKRAIKLLQAQASPIQDSFDLLKERIVESDWLRFKEELKLALETGEKFHLIVSLLDNSAEADKLVISGHVQLNEDGHPIRIVGSLDENSDKQAQEKQNYYYVYQDALTGVYNRKFFLEKLKVDVDMALQRPDYLFAVALLDIDRFGAINTSYSINVGDNVLRVVADRIKAQCRVGDTIARIGPDVFAIVLHDIQKNDDSDVKSIVRRIHSAVKQPIQLDGRELYIGVSMAVALNREVDCVEDIMANVTSSLREMKKSVNHGGIQFFSGGIREKAMRLYKLEFDIRKAIQAQEFVLFYQPIVDITDGNRIVAFEALVRWNQSKSKFISPAEFIPIAEETGLIIPLGAQILKMACLQAKKWVDAGFTEIQVAVNFSAKQFALDNMIDDIKQVLLETQLNPKNLKLEITEYTAVCEAEKTVKIMNALSSMGIQISIDDFGTGYSSLSYLKQFPIHTLKMDKSFIDHVTDDEEDASFARMVIGIAKSMNLDLIAEGVESESQLQFLRDEGCRLIQGFYFSKPLSAEKARDYLQEHYAPATTAVAEKRKEIPVIERGYVGESYIP, encoded by the coding sequence ATGAGATTATTTGAAGAGAAAGTTTTTTTGCGACTCTTGCTGGTTTTGGCAAGTGTTTTCTTTGCTGCTTTTATTCCAGAAATCGTAGCGACTAAGGACAGTCTGTTGTGGGCTGTTCCTTATTTTTTAGCTGATTTCTTCTTGGTGGTCGTGGCCGTGATGTACCGGTTCCCGGTTATCGGCAACCGCAAGCGCATGCGCGAAGATGTCGAAATTACTGTTCCTGCCCCCGCGCAGACCCCTATCCGCGACTTCAAGAAAGACCTCATGGAGCGCGACGAACTCTTCCAGATGATGGTGGACGTTTCTTCGAACGGTTTTTGGACGTTCGACGTCGTAACGGGCAAGGTTTACTGGTCTAAGCGCGCCATTAAGCTGTTGCAGGCCCAGGCGAGCCCCATTCAAGATTCTTTTGACCTGCTCAAGGAACGCATTGTCGAAAGCGACTGGCTCCGCTTTAAAGAAGAACTAAAGTTGGCGCTCGAAACGGGCGAAAAGTTCCACCTGATTGTTTCGCTGCTCGACAATTCCGCCGAAGCCGACAAGCTGGTGATTTCGGGCCACGTGCAGCTGAACGAAGACGGTCACCCCATTCGCATTGTGGGTTCCCTCGACGAAAATTCCGACAAGCAGGCCCAGGAAAAGCAGAACTACTATTACGTGTACCAAGACGCGCTCACGGGTGTCTACAACCGCAAGTTCTTCTTGGAAAAACTCAAAGTCGATGTCGACATGGCCCTGCAGCGACCGGACTACCTGTTCGCCGTGGCGCTTTTGGATATTGACCGCTTTGGCGCGATTAATACCTCTTATTCCATTAACGTGGGTGACAACGTGCTGCGCGTGGTGGCCGACCGCATTAAGGCTCAGTGCCGCGTGGGCGATACCATTGCCCGTATTGGTCCTGACGTGTTCGCCATTGTGCTGCATGACATTCAAAAGAACGACGACAGCGACGTGAAGTCGATTGTGCGCCGCATTCACAGCGCCGTAAAGCAGCCGATCCAGCTCGATGGTCGCGAACTCTACATTGGCGTTTCGATGGCGGTGGCGCTGAACCGCGAAGTGGACTGCGTCGAAGATATCATGGCGAACGTGACTTCGAGCCTCCGCGAAATGAAGAAGAGTGTGAACCACGGCGGAATCCAGTTCTTTAGCGGCGGCATCCGCGAAAAGGCCATGCGCCTTTACAAGCTGGAATTCGACATTCGCAAGGCGATTCAGGCGCAGGAATTTGTGCTGTTTTACCAGCCGATTGTCGATATTACCGACGGCAACCGCATCGTGGCTTTTGAGGCACTTGTGCGTTGGAACCAGTCCAAGAGCAAGTTTATTTCGCCGGCGGAATTTATCCCCATTGCCGAAGAAACCGGCCTGATCATTCCGCTGGGTGCGCAGATTTTGAAAATGGCTTGCTTGCAGGCCAAAAAGTGGGTGGATGCCGGCTTTACCGAAATTCAGGTGGCAGTGAATTTCTCGGCTAAGCAGTTTGCGCTCGACAACATGATCGACGATATTAAGCAGGTCTTGCTTGAAACGCAGCTGAACCCCAAGAACCTCAAGCTCGAAATCACGGAATACACCGCCGTGTGCGAAGCCGAAAAGACGGTGAAGATCATGAATGCCCTTTCGAGCATGGGCATCCAGATTTCGATCGACGACTTCGGTACGGGTTACAGCAGCCTTTCTTACCTCAAGCAGTTCCCGATTCACACGCTCAAGATGGACAAGTCGTTCATTGACCACGTGACCGATGACGAAGAAGACGCCTCGTTTGCCCGCATGGTGATTGGCATTGCGAAGTCCATGAATCTGGACTTGATTGCCGAGGGTGTGGAATCCGAAAGCCAGCTGCAGTTCTTGCGGGACGAAGGCTGCCGCCTGATTCAAGGGTTCTACTTCAGCAAGCCGCTCTCTGCCGAAAAGGCACGCGACTACCTGCAGGAACATTACGCGCCCGCCACGACCGCCGTGGCCGAAAAGCGCAAAGAAATCCCGGTTATCGAAAGAGGCTACGTGGGGGAAAGCTATATCCCGTAA